Proteins from a genomic interval of Bacteroidales bacterium:
- the tsaE gene encoding tRNA (adenosine(37)-N6)-threonylcarbamoyltransferase complex ATPase subunit type 1 TsaE: MSQQVIAHSVGDLDRVAGLLLAAHPQARVFAFYGEMGAGKTTFIRTLCGRMGITDNVTSPTFAIINEYHGRSNGAVFHFDFYRINKLQEARDVGAETYFDSGEYCFIEWPEQVEALLPDETVEVRIERGEDDQTRVFTF; this comes from the coding sequence ATGTCGCAGCAAGTTATAGCTCATTCTGTTGGTGATCTCGATCGGGTTGCCGGCCTTCTGCTGGCTGCACATCCGCAGGCGCGGGTATTTGCCTTTTATGGTGAGATGGGCGCCGGGAAAACTACTTTCATCCGAACGCTTTGTGGCCGGATGGGAATAACCGACAATGTTACCAGCCCTACCTTTGCCATCATCAACGAATATCATGGACGCAGCAATGGTGCTGTTTTTCACTTCGATTTTTATCGCATCAATAAATTGCAGGAAGCGCGTGACGTGGGTGCCGAAACTTATTTCGATAGTGGCGAATATTGCTTTATCGAATGGCCTGAGCAGGTCGAAGCATTGCTTCCGGACGAAACTGTGGAGGTGCGCATAGAGCGCGGAGAAGATGACCAGACAAGAGTTTTTACTTTTTAA
- a CDS encoding alanine dehydrogenase produces the protein MSTKEQLMPREEMLELAGRGRRFSIGLPREMSYQEKRIALVPAAVKMLVGNGHQVFVQRNAGTAACFTNQEYSEAGAQIVDTAEEVFRSEIVLKVAPPTMDEISMMPGRQSLLSALHLAGCSKEYLRALINKRTTAIAFEYIKDKSKASPVVKSISEIAGTASIHIAAEYLSHEKFGAGRMLGGFTGIAPSEVVIIGAGTVGEYACKMALGMGALVKVFDNSIYKLQRLKTNLHQNIFTSTLQEAELLRALKTADVLICAVYAKSRRAPVIVSAPMVENMKQGAVIVDVSIDQGGCVETSHVTSHKDPVFKYAGVTHYCVPNIASRFPQTASIALSNYFAPVLTRAGELGGLEKLLVRDYFFRQGAYLFNGILTSKVLGEYLDLSYQDIDLLMAAFH, from the coding sequence ATGAGCACAAAAGAGCAGCTGATGCCACGTGAGGAGATGCTCGAGCTGGCCGGCAGGGGTCGACGTTTTAGCATTGGATTGCCGCGGGAGATGTCGTATCAGGAAAAGCGCATAGCGCTGGTGCCGGCGGCGGTGAAGATGCTCGTCGGGAATGGTCATCAGGTTTTTGTGCAACGCAACGCAGGCACGGCTGCCTGTTTTACCAATCAGGAATATTCCGAAGCAGGCGCGCAGATTGTCGATACTGCTGAAGAGGTGTTTCGCAGCGAAATTGTACTCAAGGTGGCGCCGCCTACAATGGATGAAATATCGATGATGCCCGGGCGCCAGTCGTTGCTCAGCGCATTGCACCTGGCTGGCTGCTCCAAAGAATACCTTCGGGCACTCATCAACAAGCGAACTACGGCTATAGCTTTCGAATATATCAAAGACAAATCCAAAGCTTCGCCAGTGGTGAAATCCATCAGCGAGATTGCTGGCACAGCTTCGATACACATTGCTGCCGAATATCTGAGCCACGAAAAATTTGGCGCAGGTCGTATGTTAGGTGGATTCACCGGCATTGCACCCTCGGAGGTGGTGATAATTGGCGCTGGCACCGTGGGCGAATATGCCTGCAAAATGGCGCTTGGTATGGGGGCGCTGGTAAAGGTTTTCGATAACTCCATCTACAAACTGCAACGGCTCAAAACCAATCTGCACCAGAATATTTTTACCTCTACCTTACAAGAAGCTGAATTGCTTCGTGCGCTAAAAACTGCCGATGTGCTTATTTGTGCCGTCTATGCGAAATCGCGTCGTGCGCCCGTCATTGTATCAGCGCCGATGGTAGAAAATATGAAACAAGGAGCTGTGATTGTGGATGTAAGCATCGATCAGGGAGGTTGCGTTGAGACGAGTCATGTTACTTCGCACAAAGACCCTGTTTTTAAGTACGCCGGCGTTACGCATTATTGTGTTCCCAATATCGCCTCGCGTTTTCCACAAACGGCTTCCATTGCGCTAAGCAATTATTTTGCTCCTGTGCTTACACGTGCCGGCGAACTTGGTGGTTTAGAAAAGCTACTGGTGCGCGATTATTTCTTTCGACAGGGAGCTTATCTTTTTAATGGAATCCTTACCAGCAAGGTTTTAGGCGAATATCTCGATCTTTCCTACCAGGACATCGACCTGCTGATGGCTGCGTTTCATTAA
- a CDS encoding tRNA-dihydrouridine synthase, with product MNNFWNQLPQPAFMLAPMEDVTDTSFREVVMQVSDPQFFQVVFTEFTSTDGLCHPVGRDNVVSRLRVNESERAVLRSKGMKIVAQIWGANPEKYFEATQFITENFDFDGLDINMGCPVKKIIKQGACSALIGKPQLAAEIIQATKEATHLPVSVKTRTGIKRHDTEQWIAHLLDQNPAAIILHARMQKDQSEVPADWDELRKAVAVRDATGKNIPIYGNGDVNSVEDAIEKCNRTGAQGVMVGRGIFHNPWMFNHPQPEITTADRLELLWRHVKLFDSTWGRDKNFSVLKRFFKIYTSNFSGAAHLRAALMETNNPEQVREILDEFLRQAEIIDVR from the coding sequence ATGAATAATTTTTGGAACCAATTGCCACAACCCGCCTTTATGCTTGCGCCGATGGAAGACGTAACGGATACCTCTTTCCGTGAGGTGGTGATGCAGGTTTCCGACCCGCAGTTTTTTCAGGTTGTCTTTACTGAGTTTACCTCTACCGACGGACTTTGTCATCCTGTGGGCAGAGATAATGTGGTCAGCCGCTTGCGCGTAAACGAAAGCGAGCGCGCGGTGCTGCGCAGCAAAGGGATGAAAATAGTAGCCCAGATTTGGGGCGCTAATCCCGAAAAGTATTTTGAGGCCACCCAATTTATTACCGAAAATTTCGATTTCGATGGGTTGGATATTAATATGGGATGTCCTGTAAAGAAGATCATAAAACAGGGCGCTTGTTCGGCTTTGATTGGCAAACCGCAGCTTGCCGCCGAAATCATCCAGGCCACCAAAGAGGCGACCCATCTGCCGGTGAGCGTAAAAACACGGACGGGCATTAAACGGCACGACACCGAACAATGGATTGCGCATCTGCTCGACCAGAATCCGGCGGCCATTATTCTACACGCCCGCATGCAGAAGGATCAGTCGGAGGTACCTGCCGACTGGGACGAACTTCGAAAGGCTGTGGCAGTGCGCGATGCCACCGGAAAAAATATCCCGATCTACGGAAATGGCGACGTGAACTCAGTGGAGGATGCCATCGAAAAATGCAATCGGACCGGAGCTCAGGGCGTGATGGTGGGCCGTGGTATCTTTCACAATCCTTGGATGTTTAACCATCCGCAGCCGGAAATTACCACTGCCGACAGGCTGGAACTTCTGTGGCGGCACGTAAAGTTATTCGATAGTACGTGGGGGCGGGATAAGAATTTTTCTGTTTTGAAGCGTTTTTTCAAAATCTACACCAGCAACTTCTCCGGCGCAGCGCATTTGCGGGCAGCACTCATGGAGACCAATAATCCTGAGCAGGTGCGTGAAATCCTTGATGAGTTTTTGCGTCAAGCGGAAATAATTGATGTTCGTTGA
- a CDS encoding class I SAM-dependent rRNA methyltransferase — protein sequence MPNDLPKVILKSGRDRALRRYHLWVFSGAIQSISGKPDEGEMVEIFSASGDYLATGHIQSGSIMVRIVSFERTDGGEDFWRHKIEQALAVRKTLGFVDNPKTNVFRLIHGEGDGMPGLIVDYYNGVVVLQAHDTGMWRRRQIFANILGSLSRLKVHAVYDKSENTLNTASEQDGFLFGNADAVEVVENGHRFIIDFREGQKTGFFIDQRENRRLLGNYAQGKKVANVFGYTGGFSVYAAAAGATQVDTVDASAKAIELARQNMMLNGFDNEAHQYFTMDAFAFFQQQQNKYDVIVLDPPAFAKHRAALPNALKAYRRINEAAIAAIAPGGLLFTFSCSQVVTPEDFRTAVFTAALANGRPCRILHRMTQPADHPINMYHPEGEYLKGLVLQFE from the coding sequence ATGCCAAATGATCTTCCAAAAGTAATCCTCAAAAGTGGCCGCGATCGTGCCCTGCGTCGTTATCATCTGTGGGTGTTTTCGGGCGCCATTCAATCTATCAGCGGCAAGCCTGACGAAGGCGAAATGGTAGAAATTTTTTCGGCTTCGGGCGATTATCTCGCTACCGGTCACATTCAGAGCGGTTCGATCATGGTGCGGATTGTTTCTTTTGAGCGCACTGATGGGGGCGAAGATTTCTGGCGACATAAAATTGAGCAGGCGCTGGCGGTGCGCAAAACACTGGGGTTTGTCGATAATCCGAAAACAAATGTTTTTAGATTGATACACGGCGAAGGCGACGGCATGCCCGGACTTATCGTCGATTATTACAACGGTGTGGTGGTGTTGCAGGCACACGATACAGGCATGTGGCGCCGCCGGCAAATATTTGCCAATATTTTGGGAAGCCTCTCCAGATTGAAGGTGCATGCGGTTTATGATAAAAGTGAAAATACATTGAACACTGCCAGCGAACAGGATGGGTTTTTGTTTGGAAATGCCGATGCCGTTGAAGTTGTAGAAAATGGTCATCGGTTTATTATTGATTTCCGCGAAGGGCAAAAAACCGGCTTTTTTATCGATCAGCGTGAAAACCGACGGCTGCTCGGAAATTATGCTCAGGGCAAAAAAGTTGCAAATGTCTTTGGATACACCGGAGGGTTTTCAGTGTATGCGGCTGCCGCCGGAGCTACGCAGGTTGACACGGTGGACGCATCGGCGAAAGCCATCGAGCTGGCCAGGCAAAATATGATGCTAAATGGTTTCGACAACGAAGCGCATCAATATTTCACGATGGATGCTTTTGCTTTTTTTCAGCAACAGCAAAATAAATATGATGTGATTGTGCTCGACCCGCCGGCTTTTGCCAAGCATCGTGCTGCTTTGCCCAATGCGCTGAAGGCTTATCGTCGCATCAATGAGGCGGCCATTGCTGCCATCGCACCCGGCGGATTGCTGTTTACGTTTTCGTGTTCGCAGGTAGTCACGCCCGAAGATTTCCGTACGGCGGTTTTTACGGCAGCACTGGCCAACGGACGTCCGTGCCGTATCTTGCACCGCATGACGCAGCCGGCCGATCATCCGATAAATATGTACCATCCCGAGGGCGAATATCTCAAAGGATTGGTGTTGCAGTTTGAATAA
- a CDS encoding (deoxy)nucleoside triphosphate pyrophosphohydrolase encodes MNSKTKVIDVACALIRRNDCYLAVRRSQRMQHPGKWEFPGGKIEPRESPNQCVIREIHEELNLEIKPIEELQPITWHYPDKSVHLIPVVCKIIGGVLRLSEHDQMKWVEMENLKDMDWTDADREMLEANHLL; translated from the coding sequence ATGAATAGCAAAACAAAAGTCATCGATGTAGCTTGTGCACTGATTCGCAGAAACGATTGTTATCTGGCGGTGCGCCGATCGCAGCGAATGCAACATCCGGGCAAGTGGGAATTTCCGGGCGGCAAAATAGAACCGAGAGAGAGTCCCAATCAATGTGTCATCCGTGAAATTCACGAAGAGCTTAATCTGGAGATAAAGCCTATCGAGGAGCTCCAGCCGATTACATGGCACTATCCCGATAAGTCCGTTCACCTGATTCCCGTGGTGTGCAAAATAATTGGCGGCGTGCTTCGCCTTAGCGAACACGACCAGATGAAATGGGTCGAAATGGAAAACCTAAAGGATATGGACTGGACGGATGCCGATCGGGAGATGCTCGAAGCAAATCATCTTTTATAA
- a CDS encoding chloride channel protein: protein MNLKKYIGRFFVWRVKNIPDNYFVIFLSIIIGLGAGLSSFLLKSFVYYIKNVLTGFFDVSAQNLWYILYPGIGIVITVVLVKYVIRDYTEHGIPRILHVISRFDGKMRRHKYFSAMLGSSFTAGFGGSIGLESPIISAGASIGSGVGQTLRMNYKNTTLLIGCGAAGAMASIFTTPVAAVIFSLEVLMLDLTTSSIIPLLIASATGAITTKLLLAEDILIHFAVTQPFEVFDLHYYIVLGVVCGLVSLYFNKMHDLIRQLFTKRIKHRLLIGGLALGVLIFLLPPLYGEGYESVRLIMTGQSDQILNNTSLYEYRDVWWVLILFMIILIVTKIIATALTTEAGGIGGIFAPAAFMGGLTGFTVSRLFNEIGFVNPLHEGNFTLVGMAGVLGAVMQAPLTAIFLITEMTNGYVLIVPLMVTTAISFTTIKIFSPHSIFTKQLAESGDLLTHNKDKTVLTLLNVKRVIDTDLLTISPNSTLGDLTKLISRSKRNIFPVMADDRTYVGLIDLDDVRVDMFKPEKYSEPITNYIMQAKEHVTMNEPMDSVMEKFRKTGYYNLPVIDQGKYAGFVSRANIFNAYRKVLKDVSME from the coding sequence GTGAACTTAAAAAAATACATCGGGCGGTTTTTTGTGTGGCGTGTAAAAAACATTCCCGACAACTATTTTGTAATTTTCCTGAGCATCATCATCGGCCTGGGTGCCGGCCTTTCGAGCTTTCTGCTCAAGAGCTTTGTTTATTACATCAAAAATGTACTAACAGGATTTTTCGACGTCTCGGCTCAAAACCTATGGTATATTTTATATCCCGGCATAGGCATCGTCATAACTGTGGTGCTGGTAAAATATGTCATCCGCGATTACACCGAACATGGCATACCACGCATCCTTCATGTTATCTCGCGATTTGACGGAAAAATGCGGCGTCATAAATATTTCTCGGCAATGCTGGGAAGTTCATTTACGGCAGGTTTCGGGGGTAGTATCGGGTTGGAATCTCCTATCATTTCTGCCGGCGCCTCCATTGGTTCAGGCGTAGGGCAAACGCTCCGCATGAACTACAAAAACACCACGCTGCTCATTGGCTGTGGTGCAGCAGGCGCTATGGCATCCATATTTACAACTCCGGTAGCTGCTGTAATTTTTAGTCTGGAAGTACTCATGCTCGACCTTACCACCTCCAGCATCATACCACTGCTCATTGCTTCAGCCACCGGCGCCATCACTACAAAACTCCTGCTTGCTGAAGACATTCTGATTCATTTTGCGGTAACGCAACCTTTCGAAGTATTCGACCTGCATTATTATATAGTGCTGGGGGTTGTCTGCGGGCTGGTTTCGCTTTACTTCAATAAGATGCATGATCTGATACGCCAGCTTTTTACGAAACGTATCAAACACCGACTTCTAATCGGCGGGCTGGCTTTGGGAGTTCTGATTTTCCTGCTGCCACCGCTCTATGGGGAGGGTTACGAATCTGTCAGGCTTATCATGACCGGACAGAGCGATCAAATACTCAACAATACTTCACTTTACGAATACCGCGACGTATGGTGGGTTTTGATCCTGTTTATGATCATTCTTATCGTAACCAAAATTATCGCTACGGCGCTCACTACCGAAGCAGGCGGCATCGGTGGAATCTTTGCCCCGGCAGCCTTTATGGGCGGACTTACCGGTTTCACCGTTTCCCGGCTGTTCAACGAAATTGGATTTGTTAATCCGCTCCACGAAGGCAACTTTACGCTTGTGGGTATGGCAGGGGTTTTGGGCGCTGTAATGCAGGCGCCGCTAACAGCAATATTCCTGATTACCGAAATGACCAATGGCTATGTGCTCATCGTTCCGCTGATGGTTACTACCGCCATCTCTTTTACTACCATAAAAATCTTTAGCCCACATTCGATTTTTACAAAACAACTGGCCGAAAGCGGCGATCTGCTCACCCACAACAAAGATAAAACGGTGCTTACCCTACTCAATGTAAAACGCGTTATCGATACCGACCTGCTCACCATCTCTCCTAATAGCACGCTGGGCGACCTGACCAAACTGATCTCACGCTCCAAAAGAAACATCTTCCCGGTGATGGCCGACGACAGAACCTATGTTGGCCTAATCGACCTGGACGACGTGCGGGTGGATATGTTTAAACCCGAAAAATATTCCGAGCCTATCACTAACTATATCATGCAGGCCAAAGAGCATGTGACGATGAACGAACCGATGGACAGCGTGATGGAGAAATTTCGTAAGACGGGTTATTACAATTTGCCGGTGATCGATCAGGGAAAGTATGCGGGCTTTGTTTCACGCGCCAATATTTTTAATGCTTATCGCAAAGTTTTAAAAGATGTTTCGATGGAATGA
- a CDS encoding transglutaminase-like domain-containing protein produces MRITIPKLVVVLIFVIGSAGVLHAQKGTYSKSEISQRVQQIPDEATHSTGTLSAALTSGLASDEAKAYAIYNWVAHNLTYDLPGVENVTAYASMEEVTAEALTKRKGVCSHYAQLFDALSREAGIASLVVTGYVKPDAEIYKTPHAWNVLKIDGAWFFFDPTWGSGYLDRGTKLYQHEFSEKYFKISPSQMIKTHMPFDPLMQMLSCPWSHNDFASGAPPADGIYLDYLSEVERYLMLSEEQQRSETMARMEKQGFASEMVQDHYAILRHQHKVHLANQQVLLHNRAVYKLNDVIEDYNKYVKFANTQRGDDPDDIKRMEKWLSRIEQNAQAVSAMFDTLNPPTDLQQKFYDNRKNLNALLNRIAADQKRLKERKK; encoded by the coding sequence ATGAGAATTACCATCCCAAAACTTGTTGTTGTACTAATATTTGTAATTGGCTCAGCCGGTGTGTTGCATGCACAGAAGGGAACCTATTCAAAATCGGAAATTTCACAGCGTGTGCAACAGATTCCTGACGAGGCCACACATTCGACTGGAACGCTTTCGGCAGCGCTTACCAGCGGACTTGCCAGCGACGAAGCAAAAGCCTACGCTATATATAACTGGGTGGCGCACAATCTTACCTACGACCTGCCTGGCGTAGAAAACGTGACCGCCTATGCCTCGATGGAAGAGGTGACCGCAGAGGCGCTAACCAAACGCAAGGGCGTGTGCAGCCACTATGCGCAGCTTTTCGATGCTTTATCCCGCGAGGCAGGCATTGCTTCGCTGGTTGTAACGGGCTATGTGAAGCCTGATGCAGAAATCTACAAAACTCCCCATGCCTGGAATGTGCTCAAAATTGATGGTGCATGGTTCTTTTTCGATCCTACCTGGGGATCGGGTTATTTAGACAGGGGCACCAAACTTTACCAGCACGAGTTTTCGGAGAAATATTTTAAAATTTCGCCGTCGCAAATGATCAAAACACACATGCCATTCGACCCATTGATGCAGATGCTGAGCTGCCCGTGGAGCCACAACGACTTTGCGTCAGGAGCACCACCAGCTGATGGTATTTATCTGGATTATCTTTCGGAAGTAGAGCGTTACCTAATGCTTTCGGAAGAGCAACAGCGTTCTGAAACGATGGCTCGAATGGAAAAACAAGGATTTGCCAGCGAGATGGTGCAGGATCATTACGCAATTCTCCGCCATCAGCATAAAGTGCACCTTGCCAACCAACAGGTTTTGTTGCACAACCGGGCGGTTTACAAACTTAACGATGTGATCGAAGATTATAATAAATATGTCAAATTCGCGAACACCCAACGTGGCGATGATCCTGACGACATTAAACGCATGGAAAAATGGCTCAGCAGAATAGAACAAAATGCACAGGCGGTAAGTGCGATGTTCGACACCCTGAACCCTCCTACCGATCTGCAACAAAAATTTTATGACAACCGAAAAAACCTAAATGCCCTTCTCAACAGAATTGCTGCCGATCAAAAGAGACTCAAAGAAAGAAAAAAATGA
- the buk gene encoding butyrate kinase produces the protein MLNKKILVIYPQVCDTKIAVYQNNGWEFFKTIKFDALYGAEGRMVLDQEVPRTEQVLRELKDNDIELIDIEVVIGRGGLVKPVASGVFEINEKLKEDLRQGARMHETNLGGLIAERIASMIPEAKAYLADPVVVDEMDEIARVSGHPLFERKSIFHALNHKFAGRNYAKSINKQYDELNLIIAHVGEGGISVGAHRKGKVVDVNQAYDGEGPFSCTRSGTIPYGDLIEICYSGKYDKAELHKMLVNQGGLVAHLGTSSMTVIETRMKDGDDKAKFIVEAMAYQLAKEIGAMYIAIEGQLDAIILSGNMFQSKFFTDQVKHRILKLGHVVISPFVTDMDALADNAMMIIKEEARILEYE, from the coding sequence ATGCTGAACAAAAAAATCCTTGTAATCTATCCGCAGGTTTGCGATACAAAGATTGCTGTTTATCAAAATAATGGCTGGGAATTTTTTAAGACAATCAAGTTTGATGCGCTTTACGGAGCCGAAGGACGGATGGTATTGGATCAGGAAGTGCCGCGCACCGAGCAAGTGTTGCGGGAGCTTAAAGACAACGATATCGAACTCATCGATATAGAAGTGGTAATTGGGCGCGGCGGATTGGTAAAACCGGTGGCATCGGGAGTCTTTGAGATCAACGAGAAGCTGAAGGAAGACCTAAGACAGGGAGCCAGAATGCACGAAACCAACCTTGGTGGTCTGATTGCCGAGCGCATTGCTTCTATGATTCCGGAGGCAAAAGCCTATTTGGCCGATCCGGTGGTAGTAGACGAAATGGATGAAATTGCCCGTGTGAGTGGCCATCCTTTGTTTGAGCGTAAATCAATTTTCCATGCGCTCAACCACAAATTTGCCGGTCGTAATTATGCCAAATCCATCAACAAACAATACGACGAGCTAAATCTGATCATAGCACACGTGGGCGAAGGCGGCATTTCGGTGGGCGCTCACCGCAAGGGCAAAGTGGTGGATGTAAATCAGGCCTACGATGGCGAAGGGCCATTTTCGTGCACTCGCTCCGGAACCATTCCTTACGGCGATCTTATCGAAATTTGTTACAGCGGAAAATACGATAAAGCTGAGCTGCACAAAATGCTTGTCAATCAGGGAGGTCTGGTGGCGCATTTGGGTACCAGCAGCATGACAGTGATCGAAACACGCATGAAAGACGGCGATGATAAAGCAAAATTTATCGTCGAAGCCATGGCTTATCAGTTGGCCAAAGAGATCGGCGCCATGTACATCGCCATCGAAGGACAACTCGATGCCATTATCCTTTCGGGAAATATGTTCCAGTCCAAGTTTTTCACCGATCAGGTTAAGCATCGCATTCTGAAGCTGGGTCATGTGGTAATATCACCTTTCGTCACCGACATGGATGCCCTGGCCGACAACGCCATGATGATAATAAAAGAAGAAGCCAGAATATTAGAGTATGAGTAG
- a CDS encoding acetoacetate--CoA ligase — MDKILWQPDPEKMKQSQMWEFLQLIAEKYDLTKADYATLHHWSVTHPDKFWGEFWDYTKIIHSRKATQVVDDAHKMPGTRWFEGARLNFAGNLLQHRGGQTAIIFRGEQGEERRISRDELYAEVCRIADGLRAAGVKSGDRVAAFMPNLPETVIAMLAAASIGAIWSSSSPDFGIKGVLDRFSQIEPTVIIAADGYFYNGRQFDSQEKLQGILEHLPSVKKVVLVDYSHKRDISKIKDAVAWESFGRRNLDLNFEQLPFDHPLYIMYSSGTTGLPKSIVHSAGGTLLQHLKELRLHCDLKENDTIFYYTTCGWMMWNWVVSSLAVGSTLVLFDGNPFYPAPDALLRMAEELDITIFGTSAKYIASLQEADVIPKEISEFPKLKLITSTGSPLTDESFEYVYESWKKDVQLSSIAGGTDIVSCFMLGNPVLPVHRGEIQCAGLGMDIDCFDENGRPVRNQKGELVCKTAFPSMPVYFWNDPDNEKYHKAYFEVYENIWHHGDYISISDHGGITMYGRSDATLNPGGVRIGTAEIYAIVENMQEIADSVIVGQQHHGDERVVLFVQLNSGNELTEELIQKIKASIRKGCSPRHVPAVIKEVTGVPYTLNGKKVEVAVKKIIHGQQVFNRDALKNPETLEQYQGILD, encoded by the coding sequence ATGGACAAAATACTTTGGCAACCCGATCCTGAAAAAATGAAACAATCGCAGATGTGGGAGTTCCTGCAGTTGATTGCTGAGAAATATGATCTGACCAAAGCCGATTATGCAACGCTTCACCATTGGAGCGTGACGCATCCGGATAAGTTTTGGGGCGAATTTTGGGATTACACTAAAATCATTCATTCCCGAAAGGCAACACAAGTAGTGGACGATGCACACAAGATGCCGGGTACACGTTGGTTTGAAGGCGCTCGTCTCAACTTTGCTGGAAATTTGTTGCAGCACCGAGGAGGGCAAACTGCCATCATTTTCAGAGGCGAGCAGGGCGAAGAGCGGCGCATTTCGCGCGATGAGCTTTACGCCGAAGTTTGCCGCATAGCCGATGGTTTGCGGGCGGCTGGCGTAAAATCCGGCGACCGTGTCGCTGCCTTTATGCCCAACCTGCCCGAAACGGTGATCGCTATGCTGGCTGCCGCTTCTATCGGTGCTATCTGGTCGTCGTCATCACCCGATTTTGGTATAAAGGGCGTGCTCGATCGCTTTTCGCAAATTGAGCCTACGGTAATTATTGCTGCGGATGGATATTTCTACAACGGCCGTCAGTTCGATTCACAGGAGAAATTGCAGGGGATTCTTGAGCACCTTCCGTCGGTGAAAAAGGTGGTGCTGGTAGATTATTCGCATAAGCGTGATATTTCAAAAATTAAAGATGCGGTTGCATGGGAAAGCTTTGGCCGACGCAACCTTGATCTCAACTTTGAGCAACTGCCATTCGATCATCCTTTGTACATCATGTATTCGTCGGGAACTACCGGGCTGCCAAAAAGCATCGTTCATTCGGCAGGTGGCACGCTACTCCAGCACCTCAAGGAGCTGCGTCTGCATTGTGATCTGAAAGAAAACGACACCATATTTTACTATACCACCTGCGGCTGGATGATGTGGAACTGGGTGGTGAGCAGCCTGGCGGTGGGTTCCACGCTGGTGCTTTTTGATGGCAATCCGTTTTATCCGGCTCCCGATGCACTTCTGCGGATGGCCGAAGAGCTGGACATTACCATTTTCGGCACCAGCGCCAAGTACATCGCTTCGCTGCAGGAAGCCGACGTAATTCCTAAAGAGATATCGGAATTTCCAAAGCTAAAGCTCATCACCAGCACCGGCTCTCCCCTCACCGACGAGAGTTTTGAATATGTGTATGAAAGCTGGAAAAAAGATGTGCAGCTCTCGTCGATAGCGGGCGGCACCGACATCGTATCCTGTTTTATGCTGGGAAATCCGGTTCTTCCTGTGCATCGCGGCGAGATACAATGCGCAGGCCTTGGAATGGACATCGATTGCTTCGACGAAAACGGACGACCCGTGCGCAACCAGAAAGGGGAGCTGGTTTGCAAAACAGCTTTTCCTTCAATGCCCGTTTATTTCTGGAATGATCCCGACAACGAGAAATATCACAAAGCCTATTTTGAAGTTTACGAAAACATTTGGCATCACGGCGATTACATCTCCATCAGCGATCATGGCGGCATCACCATGTACGGCCGCTCCGACGCTACACTCAATCCCGGTGGTGTTCGTATTGGCACTGCCGAAATTTACGCCATCGTCGAAAATATGCAGGAAATTGCCGACTCCGTCATCGTTGGGCAACAACACCATGGCGATGAACGCGTGGTGCTTTTCGTTCAACTGAATTCCGGCAATGAGCTGACTGAAGAATTAATACAAAAAATAAAAGCCAGCATCCGCAAGGGCTGCAGCCCGCGCCATGTGCCTGCTGTGATTAAAGAGGTAACCGGAGTGCCTTACACACTGAACGGAAAAAAAGTGGAGGTAGCTGTTAAAAAGATCATCCATGGTCAGCAGGTTTTCAATCGCGACGCATTGAAGAATCCTGAGACGCTGGAGCAGTATCAGGGAATTTTGGATTAG
- a CDS encoding CDGSH iron-sulfur domain-containing protein, with protein sequence MEKPTKKTECTVLDNGPIIIKGDFTLTDAKGNELRIADPTYLCRCGHSKNKPFCDGMHKQIGFKTI encoded by the coding sequence ATGGAAAAACCTACAAAAAAAACCGAATGCACCGTTCTCGACAACGGCCCGATCATCATCAAAGGGGATTTTACGCTCACCGACGCCAAAGGCAACGAGCTGCGTATAGCAGATCCTACATACCTGTGCCGCTGCGGCCATTCCAAAAACAAACCTTTCTGCGACGGAATGCACAAACAAATTGGATTCAAAACGATTTGA